One segment of Olsenella uli DSM 7084 DNA contains the following:
- a CDS encoding ABC transporter permease has protein sequence MHDARRTFIPLTATLALLVAWQLAVMLGLVPNFLLPSPTQVVVALIEDASLLVSHSAATLLEAFLGLLIGCAVGFVVAVLMDRFEAVGLALDPLVTLSQTIPTVAIAPLLVLWFGYGLAPKVVLVIISTFFPITVSLVSGFRSADADMIDLMRTMNAGDWQIFWQVKIPAAAEQFFGGLRISATYAIVGAVIAEWLGGFSGLGVYMTRVRKSFSYDRMFAVILLISALSLALMGVVDVLRRVAMPWKRAERKR, from the coding sequence ATGCACGACGCGCGTCGCACATTCATCCCGCTGACGGCAACGCTCGCATTGCTGGTCGCATGGCAGCTTGCCGTCATGTTGGGGCTCGTTCCCAACTTTCTGCTGCCAAGTCCCACGCAGGTGGTCGTGGCGCTCATCGAGGACGCGTCCCTTCTCGTCTCCCACAGTGCCGCGACGCTGCTCGAGGCCTTCCTGGGCCTTTTGATTGGCTGTGCCGTGGGCTTCGTGGTGGCTGTGCTCATGGATCGCTTCGAGGCCGTCGGCCTGGCCCTCGACCCCCTTGTCACCCTGTCGCAGACCATACCGACCGTCGCCATCGCGCCGCTTCTGGTGCTGTGGTTTGGCTATGGCCTGGCACCCAAGGTGGTGCTGGTCATCATCTCGACGTTCTTTCCCATAACGGTGTCGTTGGTGTCGGGCTTCCGCTCCGCAGATGCCGACATGATTGATCTCATGCGTACCATGAATGCAGGTGACTGGCAGATATTCTGGCAGGTCAAGATACCTGCCGCTGCCGAGCAGTTCTTTGGTGGCCTGCGCATCAGCGCGACCTATGCCATCGTGGGCGCCGTGATTGCGGAGTGGCTGGGTGGCTTTTCGGGACTGGGCGTGTACATGACGCGCGTGCGCAAGTCCTTCTCGTACGACCGGATGTTTGCGGTGATCCTTCTGATCTCCGCGCTGTCACTGGCCCTCATGGGCGTCGTCGACGTGCTGCGTCGCGTGGCGATGCCCTGGAAGCGGGCCGAGAGAAAGAGGTAA